Genomic DNA from Pseudomonas helmanticensis:
TCTGGCTGGCCAGCGTTACGCGCGCCTGCACTGCACCAGTGGCTGGATTGAACACATTGCTGAAGCGTTCGCCGCCGCTGTCCTGCACCTGACCGTTGATGTAATGGCCCAAAACCTGGGTGTCGCTCATTGTTGTTGTTCTCCGTGCAAGTGCTGGAATTCAGAGGTCGAGCAGCCAACTGTGCTGAGGATCGTTATGGAACTGCCAGACCCGCTTCGGCCCGGCCATCACGTTCAGGTAATAGGACTCGTAGCCGTACGGCACGCTGACCGGGTGATAACCCTTAGGCACCACGACCAGATCGCTGTTTTCCACGGCCATGGCCTGATCGATGCTGCGGTCGTCGGTGTACACGCGCTGGAACACAAAGCCCTGTGGCGGGTTGATCTGGTGGTAATAGGTTTCTTCGAGAAAGCTCTGGTGTGGCAGGTCATCGGTGTCGTGCTTGTGCGGCGGGTAGCTCGACGAATGCCCGGACGGCGTGCGCACCTCCACCACCAACAGCGAATGCGCAGGCTCGGTGTCCGGGAGGATGTCGCAGACGTAACGGGTGTTTGCGCCTTTACCACGCACACTGCGCTTCATGCTGTCGGGCCTGATCAGCCGTGGGCCGAAAGCGTGGTCGGGCGAGCCGGGCGCGGCACACACGGCGATTTGCACGTCGCTGAGCGCGGTCACCTGGGCCTGACTGCCCGGCGGCAAATAGGCGGCGAACGGCGACTTGTCTTCAAACACCGATTGCCGATCGCCAAGGTTGTCCCAGTCGAACGCGCCCTGCCCCGGTGCTTCGCCTTTGAGGCTGATGCGCCCGCTGAGCAGCACCAGGCACAACTCCTTATCGCCGGCAGCCACCGGCAAGGTTTCGCCGAGACTCAAGCGATACGCGGCGAACCCGACGTATTCCAACTCACCCTTGGCCAACTCGACCATGCTTCGGCCACTGGCGTTGCTCTTGACCAAAAGGCTCATCAGCGGGTCCTCTCGTCGAGCAGCGCACGCAAGGTGTCGAAGCCTTTTTTCGCGTAGACATAACTCGGC
This window encodes:
- the iolB gene encoding 5-deoxy-glucuronate isomerase, which codes for MSLLVKSNASGRSMVELAKGELEYVGFAAYRLSLGETLPVAAGDKELCLVLLSGRISLKGEAPGQGAFDWDNLGDRQSVFEDKSPFAAYLPPGSQAQVTALSDVQIAVCAAPGSPDHAFGPRLIRPDSMKRSVRGKGANTRYVCDILPDTEPAHSLLVVEVRTPSGHSSSYPPHKHDTDDLPHQSFLEETYYHQINPPQGFVFQRVYTDDRSIDQAMAVENSDLVVVPKGYHPVSVPYGYESYYLNVMAGPKRVWQFHNDPQHSWLLDL